The following coding sequences are from one Halobaculum marinum window:
- a CDS encoding succinylglutamate desuccinylase/aspartoacylase family protein, whose protein sequence is MSSHLDEPRPFRYDAEVDPGEKRHIDYEVGETYLGKPVEIPVTIINGEHPGPRLFLSAAIHGDEVNGVKVMQEVADRYDPAQLHGTIVVAHVLNVPGYIAQQRYLPIYDQDINRTFPGTEHGSTASRMAKVIYDRFVSRCDFGLDFHTSTRNRMTVFHARADMEDEGVRRLVEQTGIPLTIAGAGASGMMRRVATEAGTPIVTVEMGEANRFQPLLIDLGLQAVENVLAANEMYPDAEPVYPEFTKVLRSSDEKRWIRADHGGLVEMKWGPLPIVDEGETICVVSDHYKREQHVVTAPFDGFLVGILANPRVLPGHPLVHLVSITEDDREAIRDTYERVGFLRHGTFHWMGRTDPDRLARLLAADDRRGTDGGD, encoded by the coding sequence TCGGCGAGACGTACCTCGGGAAGCCGGTCGAGATCCCGGTGACGATCATCAACGGCGAGCACCCCGGCCCGCGGCTGTTCCTCTCGGCGGCGATCCACGGCGACGAGGTCAACGGCGTGAAGGTGATGCAGGAGGTCGCCGATCGTTACGACCCGGCACAGCTCCACGGCACCATCGTCGTCGCGCACGTGCTGAACGTCCCGGGGTACATCGCGCAACAGCGCTACCTCCCGATCTACGACCAGGACATCAACCGGACGTTCCCCGGCACCGAACACGGCTCGACGGCCTCGCGGATGGCGAAGGTGATCTACGACCGGTTCGTCTCGCGGTGCGACTTCGGCTTGGACTTCCACACCTCGACGCGGAACCGGATGACGGTGTTCCACGCCCGCGCCGACATGGAGGACGAGGGCGTCCGGCGACTCGTCGAGCAGACCGGGATCCCGCTAACGATTGCCGGCGCGGGCGCCTCGGGGATGATGCGCCGCGTCGCCACGGAGGCGGGCACGCCGATCGTCACCGTCGAGATGGGCGAGGCGAACCGCTTCCAACCGCTGCTCATCGATCTTGGCCTCCAGGCGGTCGAGAACGTCCTCGCGGCCAACGAGATGTACCCGGACGCAGAGCCGGTGTACCCCGAGTTCACGAAGGTGCTCCGCTCGTCCGACGAGAAGCGGTGGATCCGAGCGGACCACGGCGGGCTCGTGGAGATGAAGTGGGGACCGTTGCCGATCGTCGACGAGGGCGAGACGATCTGCGTCGTCTCCGACCACTACAAGCGCGAACAGCACGTCGTCACGGCGCCGTTCGACGGGTTCCTCGTCGGTATCCTCGCAAACCCTCGCGTACTCCCCGGACACCCGCTGGTCCACCTCGTGTCGATCACCGAAGACGACCGCGAGGCGATCCGAGACACGTACGAGCGCGTCGGCTTCCTCCGGCACGGCACGTTCCACTGGATGGGCCGCACCGACCCCGACCGCCTCGCGCGACTACTGGCCGCGGACGACCGACGGGGGACCGACGGCGGGGACTGA
- a CDS encoding HdeD family acid-resistance protein: protein MTESRLTDGGSTMASEQRRESVRTFRIAGVLIAIIGVFGIVFPFVAGVSLSLLLGLALVVGGVVHAVHAFRSRNWKGFLGLGLLALVYAVAGVALVVNPILGLTSLTLLVIAYLLVSGVAETAIGIQIRGDPNWGWIVFSGALSVVLGLLLLAGFPGTAVWAVGLLFGINLLSTGIAMVFVGRGLEEEPTVVEADTGAMG from the coding sequence ATGACTGAGAGTCGATTGACCGACGGCGGGTCGACGATGGCGAGCGAACAGCGTCGAGAGAGCGTTCGGACCTTCCGGATCGCGGGTGTCCTGATCGCGATCATCGGGGTGTTCGGGATCGTGTTCCCGTTCGTCGCCGGGGTGTCGCTTTCGCTGTTGCTCGGTCTGGCGCTGGTCGTCGGCGGGGTCGTTCACGCGGTCCACGCGTTCCGATCGCGCAACTGGAAGGGGTTCCTCGGGTTGGGCCTGCTCGCACTCGTGTACGCAGTGGCCGGCGTCGCGCTGGTCGTGAACCCCATCCTCGGGCTGACCTCATTGACGCTGCTCGTGATCGCGTACCTGCTCGTGTCCGGCGTGGCCGAGACCGCGATCGGGATCCAGATCCGCGGCGACCCGAACTGGGGCTGGATCGTGTTCAGCGGCGCCCTCTCGGTGGTGCTTGGCCTGCTCCTGCTGGCGGGGTTCCCGGGGACGGCCGTGTGGGCGGTCGGACTCCTGTTCGGCATCAACCTCCTCTCGACCGGCATCGCGATGGTGTTCGTCGGGCGGGGGCTGGAGGAAGAACCGACCGTCGTCGAGGCGGATACCGGCGCGATGGGGTAG
- a CDS encoding TIGR00341 family protein, whose product MRLVQVLIPEGARAPVLDALDGEGIDYALFDEVGRGDFEAMVQFPVPPSGVETIMERLSEAGVPEDSYAIVLPTETVVSQRLDALIERFPGLRISREELHARAEDLAPANSTFFAFLILSTVIAATGLLLDSAATIIGAMVVAPLMGPAISASVGTILDDREMASRGVKLQVIGLAAAIATGAILGLLLQGSVLIPPGVDIRQIPQVAERTSPNFLSLFLALGSGLAGALSIMRGSGSTLVGVAIAVALVPPAATAGLGIAFGLPAVAIAAAVLVLVNLLAINLSALLLFYWAGYKPLDAGQFERVRKSFTSRILVIAVGIAVLSIVLGGVTWASFQTASFEQQVQAEFQQGFEEADIEGVELVSVTVDYEPIDLVLGNEPQVNVLVAVPRDTEAPPDLAQRWDDELSQEFDRDVVVRVGFLEAQISEREDPTPPFGDLRARSQSIPQRGASASVATV is encoded by the coding sequence ATGCGACTCGTACAAGTCCTGATCCCCGAGGGAGCACGTGCACCCGTCCTCGACGCGTTGGACGGCGAAGGAATCGACTACGCGCTGTTCGACGAGGTCGGCCGCGGCGACTTCGAGGCGATGGTCCAGTTCCCGGTGCCGCCCAGCGGCGTCGAGACCATCATGGAGCGGCTCAGCGAGGCGGGGGTCCCGGAGGACTCGTACGCGATCGTCCTCCCGACCGAGACCGTCGTCTCCCAGCGCCTCGACGCGTTGATCGAGCGGTTCCCGGGGCTGCGAATCTCTCGCGAGGAGTTGCACGCCCGCGCCGAGGACCTCGCACCGGCCAATTCCACCTTCTTCGCGTTCCTGATCTTGAGTACGGTAATCGCCGCAACCGGACTGTTGCTCGACTCGGCGGCGACGATCATCGGCGCCATGGTTGTCGCGCCGCTCATGGGGCCGGCGATCTCCGCAAGCGTGGGGACGATCCTCGACGACCGCGAGATGGCCAGCCGCGGCGTCAAACTCCAGGTGATCGGCCTCGCGGCTGCCATCGCCACGGGAGCGATCCTCGGCCTGCTGCTGCAGGGATCGGTGTTGATCCCGCCGGGCGTCGACATCCGCCAGATCCCACAGGTCGCCGAGCGCACCTCGCCGAACTTCCTGTCGTTGTTCCTCGCGCTCGGCTCCGGGCTCGCCGGCGCCTTGAGCATCATGCGCGGCTCCGGCTCGACGCTGGTCGGCGTCGCCATCGCGGTGGCGCTCGTCCCCCCGGCCGCCACCGCGGGGCTCGGCATCGCGTTCGGGCTGCCGGCCGTGGCGATCGCGGCCGCCGTGCTCGTGCTCGTCAACCTGCTGGCGATCAACCTCTCGGCGCTGTTGTTGTTCTACTGGGCGGGGTACAAGCCGCTCGACGCCGGCCAGTTCGAGCGCGTCCGGAAGTCGTTCACCTCGCGGATCCTCGTCATCGCCGTCGGGATCGCCGTGCTCTCGATCGTCCTCGGTGGGGTCACCTGGGCGAGCTTCCAGACCGCCTCCTTCGAACAGCAGGTGCAGGCGGAGTTCCAACAGGGGTTCGAAGAGGCAGACATCGAAGGCGTCGAACTGGTCAGCGTGACCGTCGACTACGAACCGATCGACCTGGTCCTCGGGAACGAACCGCAGGTGAACGTCCTCGTAGCGGTGCCACGGGACACGGAAGCGCCACCCGACCTCGCACAGCGGTGGGACGACGAGTTGAGCCAGGAGTTCGACCGTGACGTCGTCGTGCGCGTCGGCTTCCTGGAGGCGCAGATCTCAGAGCGCGAGGATCCGACCCCGCCGTTCGGCGACCTCCGAGCACGGTCTCAGTCGATACCGCAACGCGGCGCGTCGGCGTCGGTGGCGACCGTCTGA
- a CDS encoding DUF1269 domain-containing protein: MSSLIVMAFGDEDGASDMRDRMYDFQRRELITLEDAAVAVRKENGHVKVKQAHSLVGAGALGGSFWGLLIGMIFWMPWLGMAIGAVTGAISGKLTDIGIDDEFIEEVADSVDPGESALFLLARDANTDRIVDELQDVDFEIIQTNLSPEDEDRLREAFAAEEVAG; the protein is encoded by the coding sequence ATGAGCTCGTTAATCGTGATGGCGTTCGGGGACGAAGACGGTGCATCCGACATGCGCGATCGGATGTACGACTTCCAACGGCGTGAGTTGATCACGCTGGAAGACGCCGCTGTCGCCGTCCGCAAGGAGAATGGACACGTGAAGGTGAAGCAGGCCCACAGCCTCGTCGGCGCCGGTGCACTCGGCGGGTCGTTCTGGGGGCTGTTGATCGGGATGATATTCTGGATGCCGTGGCTCGGGATGGCGATCGGCGCCGTGACGGGTGCGATCTCCGGGAAGCTCACCGACATCGGCATCGACGACGAATTCATCGAGGAGGTCGCCGACAGCGTCGACCCCGGCGAGTCGGCGCTGTTCCTGCTGGCACGCGACGCCAACACCGATCGCATCGTCGATGAACTCCAGGACGTCGACTTCGAGATCATCCAGACGAACCTCTCGCCCGAGGACGAGGACCGCCTCCGCGAGGCGTTCGCCGCCGAGGAGGTCGCCGGGTAG
- a CDS encoding SHOCT domain-containing protein, protein MSPSTDPFALPESLARFTPDSRRWRAGVAAACALGAVLSLYATLAVVSGVKSGAAYTALALLFAVLAVTLPAVASAVALAPASAYADGADGGGKGDGASEADDAVETLKRRYATGEIDEAEFDDRLDTLVELDAAAPHDAVNDGRSTTQNRLRKEAKTE, encoded by the coding sequence ATGTCGCCCTCCACCGACCCGTTCGCGCTGCCCGAATCACTCGCCAGATTCACGCCGGACAGTCGTCGGTGGCGGGCCGGTGTCGCCGCCGCGTGCGCCCTCGGGGCAGTCCTCTCGCTGTACGCGACGCTCGCCGTCGTCTCGGGGGTTAAAAGTGGGGCCGCGTACACGGCCTTGGCCCTGCTGTTTGCAGTACTGGCCGTCACTCTCCCGGCGGTCGCGAGCGCCGTCGCGCTCGCACCTGCGTCCGCGTACGCAGACGGCGCCGACGGCGGCGGCAAAGGCGACGGCGCGAGCGAAGCGGACGACGCCGTCGAGACGCTGAAGCGACGCTACGCGACCGGCGAAATCGACGAAGCGGAGTTCGACGACCGCCTCGACACGCTCGTCGAACTCGACGCCGCGGCGCCCCACGACGCCGTGAACGACGGTCGATCGACGACGCAAAATCGGCTGCGCAAGGAGGCCAAGACCGAGTGA
- a CDS encoding competence/damage-inducible protein A, whose protein sequence is MNVAIVTVGDEVLAGETTNTNASWLAGEIAARGGRVRRILTMPDDRAAITARVGTWADAYDAVIVTGGLGGTHDDVTADAIADAFDRELVVHDAVHEDVIETVAAYRDANPDLVEAHDLDIDVAAWAALPEGARYVLNDEGLCPGFVLENVYAMPGVPGEVRAIFARVADEFVGESVAETLYTPQPEGSMLAALDGVRERFDVAVGSYPDTEGYNRLTVRGEDPGAVADAAAWLREQVEVVDED, encoded by the coding sequence ATGAATGTCGCGATCGTGACCGTCGGCGACGAGGTGCTCGCGGGGGAGACGACGAACACGAACGCGTCGTGGCTGGCCGGCGAGATCGCTGCTCGCGGTGGACGCGTCCGCCGGATTCTCACGATGCCGGACGACCGGGCGGCGATCACCGCCCGCGTCGGGACGTGGGCCGACGCCTACGACGCAGTGATCGTCACCGGTGGCCTCGGTGGCACCCACGACGACGTGACCGCCGACGCCATCGCCGACGCGTTCGACCGCGAGTTGGTCGTCCACGACGCCGTCCACGAGGACGTGATCGAGACGGTCGCCGCCTACCGCGACGCCAACCCGGACCTGGTCGAGGCGCACGACCTCGACATCGACGTGGCCGCGTGGGCCGCGCTCCCCGAGGGCGCTCGCTACGTGCTCAACGATGAGGGCCTGTGTCCGGGGTTCGTGCTGGAGAACGTGTACGCGATGCCGGGCGTCCCGGGCGAGGTGCGCGCCATCTTCGCCCGCGTCGCCGACGAGTTCGTCGGCGAGTCCGTCGCCGAGACGCTGTACACCCCGCAGCCGGAGGGGTCGATGCTGGCAGCACTCGACGGTGTCCGGGAGCGATTCGACGTCGCGGTCGGGAGCTACCCGGACACGGAGGGGTACAACCGGCTGACGGTCCGCGGCGAGGACCCCGGAGCCGTCGCCGATGCGGCAGCATGGCTCCGCGAACAGGTCGAGGTCGTCGACGAGGACTGA
- a CDS encoding ring-cleaving dioxygenase, which produces MAAVTPTPGIHHVTCIAGDPQRNLDFWVETLGLRLVKRSINQDDPGTYHFFFADAEGTPGTSMTFFPWENMSPGKVGSGQVSRTAFRVPEGSLDFWEARLDDHGVDYDDRVERFGETVLPLTDPDGLPIELVEVEVPDDDPTVPWTEFVPAEHAIRGFHSVTLWLANPDATMDLLRTMGLEEVGTEESQGDTPGDERTRFAASGPVGKYVDVLPTIQGGRQGHGTVHHVAFQTPTDDDQSAMRSAVQSEGLRPTQQINRHWFRSVYFREHNGVLFELATSDPGYDSDEPLDDLGGRLVLPGQFESRRDEIEAQLTDVTVPRADAVEADD; this is translated from the coding sequence ATGGCAGCAGTCACACCCACACCGGGCATCCACCACGTCACCTGTATCGCGGGCGACCCCCAGCGCAACCTCGACTTCTGGGTCGAGACGCTCGGCCTGCGTCTCGTGAAGCGGTCGATCAACCAGGACGACCCTGGCACGTACCACTTCTTCTTCGCCGACGCGGAGGGGACACCCGGCACGAGTATGACGTTCTTCCCGTGGGAGAACATGTCGCCGGGGAAGGTTGGGTCGGGGCAGGTGTCGCGCACTGCGTTCCGTGTGCCCGAGGGGAGTCTCGACTTCTGGGAGGCCCGCCTCGACGACCACGGAGTCGACTACGACGACCGCGTCGAGCGATTCGGCGAGACGGTCCTCCCGCTCACCGACCCCGACGGCCTCCCCATCGAATTGGTCGAGGTGGAAGTCCCCGACGACGACCCGACCGTGCCGTGGACGGAGTTCGTCCCCGCCGAACACGCGATTCGCGGGTTCCACTCGGTGACGCTGTGGCTCGCGAACCCCGACGCGACGATGGACCTCCTCCGGACGATGGGGTTGGAGGAGGTCGGGACCGAGGAGTCGCAGGGAGACACGCCGGGCGACGAGCGGACGCGGTTCGCCGCCAGCGGGCCCGTCGGGAAGTACGTCGACGTGCTCCCGACGATCCAGGGCGGGCGACAGGGACACGGGACAGTCCACCACGTGGCGTTCCAGACGCCCACCGACGACGACCAATCGGCGATGCGCTCGGCCGTCCAGAGCGAGGGCCTGCGCCCGACCCAGCAGATCAACCGCCACTGGTTCCGGTCGGTGTACTTCCGCGAGCACAACGGCGTCCTGTTCGAATTGGCGACGAGCGACCCGGGCTACGACAGCGACGAACCGCTCGACGACCTCGGCGGTCGCCTCGTGCTCCCCGGCCAGTTCGAGTCGCGGCGCGACGAGATCGAGGCGCAACTGACTGACGTGACGGTTCCGCGGGCGGACGCGGTCGAGGCCGACGACTGA
- a CDS encoding tyrosine-type recombinase/integrase translates to MDTGTDRRRAVDVGPETPLADAHAAFVAHVSKGDTGRHRGEVERVVGEFVDRASAAGVETVGDLSVGHVETYAAYLARRAWAREEDPDQGITGRTAHQYFALVRSFCTYLLERDALETNPAASAVAREALPDRSVGVRDDDREQFWSADTREAIVRWMDWRAEDALDHGWLDPARATRDRALVAVLAYSGARGAELFRDPQNDRRQGIRWRHVDLDAGTLRVYGKTQEWQRTPLLEPGVDRLRAHYRRQDPPTDEWPVFPTAHLPSLYAVVREHDGVDADPTKDTVWDLLRVHELTPPALSTAGARRLLKTFSAESGVHEEGDPLLPHGARRGLGDELYDTSAELAQEVLRHRSVETTHRSYRDDDVERLRDAAEDALDG, encoded by the coding sequence ATGGATACGGGGACGGACCGCCGCCGAGCCGTCGACGTCGGGCCGGAGACGCCGCTGGCGGACGCCCATGCCGCGTTCGTGGCCCACGTCTCGAAGGGCGACACCGGCCGCCACCGCGGCGAAGTCGAGCGGGTCGTCGGCGAGTTCGTCGACCGCGCGAGCGCCGCCGGCGTCGAGACGGTCGGCGACCTGTCGGTCGGCCACGTCGAGACGTACGCCGCGTACCTCGCGCGACGGGCGTGGGCGCGCGAAGAAGACCCCGACCAGGGGATCACCGGGCGGACGGCGCACCAGTACTTCGCGCTCGTCCGGTCGTTTTGCACGTACCTGCTCGAACGCGACGCGCTGGAGACGAACCCCGCCGCCAGCGCCGTCGCCCGCGAGGCGCTCCCCGACCGGAGCGTCGGCGTCCGCGACGACGACCGCGAGCAGTTCTGGAGCGCTGACACCCGCGAGGCTATCGTCCGCTGGATGGACTGGCGCGCCGAGGACGCACTCGACCACGGCTGGCTCGACCCCGCGCGTGCGACCCGCGACCGCGCGCTCGTCGCCGTGTTGGCGTACTCGGGCGCCCGCGGCGCCGAGTTGTTCCGGGACCCGCAGAACGACCGCAGACAGGGGATCCGGTGGCGCCACGTCGACCTCGACGCCGGGACCCTCCGCGTGTACGGCAAGACCCAAGAGTGGCAACGTACGCCGCTTCTCGAACCGGGTGTGGATCGTCTCCGTGCCCACTACCGCCGGCAGGACCCGCCGACCGACGAGTGGCCGGTGTTCCCGACGGCACACCTCCCGAGTCTGTACGCGGTGGTGCGCGAGCACGATGGGGTCGACGCTGACCCGACCAAAGACACCGTCTGGGACCTGCTCCGGGTGCACGAACTGACTCCGCCGGCACTGTCGACGGCGGGCGCTCGGCGACTCCTGAAGACGTTCTCCGCTGAGAGCGGCGTCCACGAGGAGGGCGACCCGCTGCTCCCGCACGGCGCGCGCCGCGGCCTCGGCGACGAACTGTACGACACCTCCGCCGAGTTGGCACAGGAGGTGCTCCGGCACCGCTCGGTCGAGACGACCCACCGGAGCTACCGCGACGACGACGTCGAGCGACTCCGCGATGCGGCCGAGGACGCGCTCGACGGGTGA